From a single Accipiter gentilis chromosome 8, bAccGen1.1, whole genome shotgun sequence genomic region:
- the DIRAS1 gene encoding GTP-binding protein Di-Ras1, translating to MPEQSNDYRVVVFGAGGVGKSSLVLRFVKGTFRDTYIPTIEDTYRQVISCDKSVCTLQITDTTGSHQFPAMQRLSISKGHAFILVFSVTSKQSLEELKPIYQQIVQIKGSVESIPIMLVGNKCDETQREVESREGEAMAKEWKCAFMETSAKMNYNVKELFQELLNLEKRRNVSLTIDGKRSSKQKRTDKIKGKCSIM from the coding sequence ATGCCGGAGCAGAGCAACGACTACCGGGTGGTGGTGTTCGGCGCCGGCGGCGTGGGCAAGAGCTCGCTGGTGCTGCGCTTCGTGAAGGGGACCTTTCGGGACACCTACATCCCCACCATCGAGGACACCTACCGCCAGGTCATCAGCTGCGACAAGAGCGTCTGCACCCTGCAGATCACCGACACCACGGGCAGCCACCAGTTCCCGGCCATGCAGCGTCTCTCCATCTCCAAGGGCCATGCCTTCATCCTGGTCTTCTCCGTCACCAGCAAGCAGTCCCTGGAGGAGCTGAAGCCCATCTACCAGCAGATCGTGCAGATCAAGGGCAGCGTGGAGAGCATCCCCATCATGCTGGTGGGCAACAAGTGCGACGAGACCCAGCGGGAGGtggagagcagggagggggaggcCATGGCCAAGGAGTGGAAATGCGCCTTCATGGAGACCTCGGCCAAGATGAACTACAACGTCAAGGAGCTCTTCCAGGAGCTGCTgaacctggagaagaggaggaacgTGAGCCTCACCATTGACGGGAAGCGCTCCAGCAAGCAGAAGAGGACAGACAAAATCAAGGGGAAGTGCAGCATCATGTAG